One genomic segment of Pandoraea thiooxydans includes these proteins:
- the mobB gene encoding molybdopterin-guanine dinucleotide biosynthesis protein B, with protein sequence MKVFGIAGTSGSGKTTLTEELIRRFTEDGVRVAAVKHTHHGFDLDTPGKDSYRMREAGSTDVVLVSESRLVLMREYRAAPEPELPDVLALLSPCDVVLVEGYKRSAVPKLEVYRPSRGKPPLWPEFPDVVAVASDEPLTTPLPRLDLNDVDAIYAFIRDYLTRSPEITVPQR encoded by the coding sequence ATGAAAGTTTTTGGCATCGCGGGCACCTCGGGTAGCGGCAAAACCACCTTGACCGAGGAACTGATCCGACGCTTTACCGAGGACGGCGTGCGTGTGGCCGCGGTCAAGCACACTCATCACGGTTTCGATCTCGATACGCCGGGCAAGGATTCCTACCGGATGCGCGAGGCGGGCAGCACCGACGTCGTGCTGGTGAGCGAGAGCCGGCTGGTGCTGATGCGCGAATATCGCGCGGCGCCCGAGCCGGAACTGCCGGACGTGCTGGCGCTGCTCTCGCCGTGCGACGTGGTGCTGGTCGAAGGGTATAAACGCAGCGCGGTGCCGAAGCTCGAGGTCTACCGGCCTTCGCGCGGCAAGCCGCCGCTGTGGCCTGAATTTCCCGACGTGGTGGCAGTGGCCAGCGACGAGCCGTTGACTACGCCGCTGCCGCGGCTCGATCTGAATGACGTGGATGCGATCTATGCGTTCATCCGCGATTATTTGACGCGATCGCCGGAAATTACCGTGCCGCAGCGATAA
- a CDS encoding orotate phosphoribosyltransferase, with protein sequence MIGIDRQTISDLTAKLLLEVGAVHFNAEKPYIFTSGWASPVYTDCRKLISYPRVRRTLMDLAESVIIQEIGCEQIDTVAGGETAGIPFAAWLADKLMLPMQYVRKKPKGFGRNAQIEGDLPEGSRVLLVEDLTTDGRSKINFCKALREAGAKVNHVFVIFHYDIFKESREVLQEIDVSLHSLATWWDVLRVAKANNHFDAKTLAEVEKFLHEPAKWSGEHGGASTFPKD encoded by the coding sequence ATGATAGGCATCGACCGTCAAACGATTTCCGACCTCACCGCGAAGCTGTTGCTCGAAGTTGGGGCCGTGCATTTCAATGCCGAGAAACCGTATATCTTCACCTCCGGCTGGGCCAGCCCGGTCTATACCGACTGCCGCAAGCTGATCTCGTACCCGCGCGTGCGCCGCACCCTGATGGATCTGGCCGAGTCGGTGATCATCCAGGAAATCGGCTGCGAGCAGATCGACACCGTGGCCGGCGGCGAAACCGCCGGCATTCCGTTTGCCGCCTGGCTTGCCGACAAGCTGATGCTGCCGATGCAATACGTGCGCAAAAAACCGAAGGGGTTCGGCCGCAACGCCCAGATCGAAGGGGATTTGCCCGAAGGCTCGCGTGTACTGCTGGTCGAAGACCTGACCACCGACGGGCGCAGCAAGATCAACTTCTGCAAGGCCCTGCGCGAGGCCGGCGCCAAGGTCAATCACGTGTTCGTGATTTTCCATTACGACATCTTCAAGGAAAGCCGTGAGGTCCTGCAGGAGATCGACGTCTCGCTGCACTCGCTGGCCACCTGGTGGGATGTGCTGCGTGTGGCCAAGGCCAACAATCACTTCGACGCCAAGACGCTGGCCGAAGTCGAGAAATTCCTGCACGAGCCGGCCAAGTGGTCAGGCGAGCATGGCGGTGCCTCGACTTTCCCGAAGGACTGA
- the crcB gene encoding fluoride efflux transporter CrcB, whose product MFLSIAAISLGASLGAVLRWLLGIQFNALFPTIPLGTLAANLAGGYLIGIATAFFGQYPGLPPAWRLLVITGFLGGLTTFSTFSAEVATLLQEGRLGWAMAEIFIHVSGALIMTFLGMATVAGASFLLRNT is encoded by the coding sequence ATGTTTCTCTCGATCGCCGCCATCAGCCTCGGCGCCTCGCTCGGCGCGGTGCTGCGCTGGTTACTGGGGATACAGTTCAATGCGCTGTTCCCGACCATCCCGCTCGGCACCCTGGCGGCCAACCTGGCCGGGGGTTATCTGATCGGTATTGCCACCGCTTTCTTCGGACAGTACCCGGGCTTGCCGCCCGCATGGCGTCTGCTGGTCATTACCGGCTTTCTCGGCGGCCTGACGACGTTCTCCACATTTTCCGCCGAAGTCGCGACCCTGCTGCAGGAAGGCCGGCTGGGCTGGGCCATGGCAGAGATTTTCATCCATGTGAGCGGCGCGCTCATCATGACGTTTCTAGGCATGGCCACCGTCGCCGGCGCATCGTTCCTGCTGCGCAATACCTGA
- a CDS encoding DUF190 domain-containing protein: MEGFQITLFFQENKRHKHQPLADWIVGEAKRLGIGGATVVHAAEGYGRGGRLHCARFFELAEQPVEVTLAVSPDEMERLFASLRAEKVEVFYVKVPIEYGMLSSAATP; encoded by the coding sequence ATGGAAGGCTTTCAAATCACGCTGTTCTTTCAGGAGAACAAACGCCACAAGCACCAGCCGCTGGCGGACTGGATCGTCGGCGAGGCCAAGCGCCTCGGCATCGGCGGCGCCACCGTCGTGCACGCCGCCGAGGGGTATGGCCGCGGCGGGCGGCTGCATTGCGCGCGATTTTTCGAACTGGCCGAGCAACCCGTCGAAGTCACGCTGGCCGTCAGTCCCGATGAAATGGAGCGCTTGTTCGCCAGCCTGCGGGCCGAAAAGGTCGAGGTCTTTTACGTCAAGGTTCCGATCGAATACGGGATGCTGAGCTCGGCCGCCACGCCCTGA